A window of Deltaproteobacteria bacterium contains these coding sequences:
- the purS gene encoding phosphoribosylformylglycinamidine synthase subunit PurS, with amino-acid sequence MGWLARVYVTPKTGVLDPQGKAVQHSLHALGYPEVGDVRIGKYLELHLVDVSRESAEARLREMCERLLANRVIEDYRFEVDVADAS; translated from the coding sequence ATGGGTTGGCTAGCGCGCGTGTACGTGACCCCGAAGACGGGAGTCCTCGATCCGCAGGGAAAGGCCGTGCAGCATTCCTTGCACGCGCTCGGGTACCCGGAGGTCGGCGACGTGCGGATCGGCAAGTATCTCGAACTCCATCTGGTGGACGTCAGTCGGGAGAGCGCCGAAGCGCGATTGCGCGAGATGTGCGAGCGTCTCCTCGCCAACCGGGTGATCGAGGACTACCGCTTCGAGGTCGATGTCGCCGATGCGAGCTGA
- the purQ gene encoding phosphoribosylformylglycinamidine synthase subunit PurQ, protein MRWGVITFPGSNDDAQTVYVLERLLGETVVRLWHKDTGVDGLDCVVLPGGFSYGDYLRCGAVARFSPIMRAVERFANEGGVVLGICNGFQILCEAGLLPGALIRNRELDFLCRRVHVRVEDADTIFTNRCRRGDVLDLPVKHGEGCYVADEATLRSLEAGRQIVLRYADAEGRVTPEANPNGSLGAIAGVRNARGNVFGLMPHPEHACEWIVGGEDGRKIFLSIIASASGAVDVSAAPTSSKVLSGP, encoded by the coding sequence ATGCGCTGGGGCGTGATCACTTTTCCCGGGTCGAACGACGACGCCCAGACCGTGTACGTCCTCGAGCGCCTGCTCGGCGAGACCGTGGTGCGCTTGTGGCATAAGGACACGGGCGTCGACGGCCTCGATTGCGTCGTGTTGCCCGGGGGTTTCTCGTACGGGGACTACCTTCGATGCGGCGCGGTGGCGCGGTTTTCGCCGATCATGCGGGCCGTCGAGCGGTTCGCGAACGAGGGCGGAGTCGTGCTCGGGATCTGCAACGGCTTCCAGATCCTCTGTGAGGCAGGCCTGCTTCCGGGCGCGCTGATCCGCAACCGCGAGCTCGACTTCCTGTGCCGCCGGGTGCACGTCCGTGTCGAGGATGCGGACACGATCTTCACCAACCGCTGCCGGCGCGGCGACGTCCTGGATCTCCCCGTGAAGCACGGCGAAGGCTGCTACGTGGCCGACGAGGCGACCCTGCGGTCCTTGGAGGCCGGTCGGCAGATCGTGCTCCGCTATGCCGATGCCGAGGGGCGGGTCACGCCCGAAGCCAATCCGAACGGGTCGCTCGGGGCGATCGCCGGAGTGCGCAACGCCCGCGGTAACGTCTTCGGCCTGATGCCGCACCCCGAGCACGCGTGCGAGTGGATCGTCGGGGGTGAGGACGGCCGGAAGATCTTCCTCTCGATCATCGCCAGCGCGAGTGGGGCGGTCGACGTGTCGGCCGCGCCGACCAGCTCGAAAGTGCTGTCGGGTCCCTGA
- a CDS encoding patatin-like phospholipase family protein: MTIPSDTPSMAVERRPRIALILAGGGARGAYEAGVLAFLIEDLPKRLGFLPTFDIVSGASVGSIHAAYWMATLQEEVAARAARLASTWESMSLERVYRLSLGDLLRIPTRLVSFPFTTGAAGGRSSVPMPSRIPGLLDTSALEEMVRQQIPWRQLRGNLRARGGVLCVSCTEIASGRAVVFVDGARVSLKPWEYDPYVVARASGIGPAHILASAAIPLFFPAVRIGRHFYCDGGLRLNTPLSPALRLGADRLLLVALRHPPDPDPPGPIPSPREQAYGNPAYLVGKVLNAMLLDHVDYDLQRMRLMNALLLGGQQAFGPEFLPRINEIIRASRGTDYRVVRDCVIRPSEDLGRLAGRCYAERSRSLSPARLVADLVMRSAAHGVPEGEADLLSYVLFDAAYTRQLFALGRRDAASQGDEIAALFAA; this comes from the coding sequence ATGACGATCCCGTCGGACACGCCGTCGATGGCGGTCGAGCGCCGGCCGCGGATCGCGCTGATCCTGGCCGGCGGCGGCGCTCGCGGCGCCTACGAAGCCGGCGTCCTCGCGTTCCTGATCGAGGACCTGCCGAAACGGCTCGGCTTCCTGCCGACGTTCGACATCGTGAGCGGCGCGTCGGTCGGATCCATCCATGCCGCCTACTGGATGGCGACGCTCCAGGAGGAGGTGGCAGCCCGCGCGGCGCGCCTCGCCTCGACGTGGGAGTCCATGTCGCTCGAACGCGTCTATCGCCTGAGCCTCGGTGATCTTCTCCGGATTCCGACCCGACTCGTGAGCTTCCCCTTCACGACGGGCGCCGCGGGCGGCCGCAGTTCCGTCCCGATGCCGAGCCGAATTCCCGGACTGCTCGACACGAGCGCGCTCGAGGAGATGGTGAGGCAGCAGATTCCGTGGCGGCAGCTGCGCGGCAATCTGCGCGCGCGCGGCGGCGTACTCTGCGTCTCGTGCACCGAGATCGCGTCGGGACGCGCGGTCGTGTTCGTGGACGGCGCGCGCGTCAGCCTGAAGCCCTGGGAGTACGACCCCTACGTCGTCGCGCGCGCGTCGGGGATCGGCCCCGCCCACATCCTCGCCTCGGCCGCGATCCCGCTCTTCTTTCCGGCGGTGCGCATCGGGCGGCATTTCTATTGCGACGGCGGCTTGCGCTTGAACACGCCGCTCTCGCCGGCCCTGCGCCTCGGGGCGGATCGGCTGCTCCTGGTCGCGCTCCGACACCCGCCCGATCCCGACCCACCGGGGCCGATTCCGAGCCCGCGCGAGCAGGCGTACGGCAACCCGGCGTATCTCGTCGGCAAGGTGCTGAACGCGATGCTGCTCGACCATGTCGACTACGACCTGCAACGCATGCGCTTGATGAACGCGCTTCTCCTCGGGGGCCAACAGGCGTTCGGGCCGGAGTTCCTGCCGAGGATCAACGAGATCATCCGGGCGAGTCGCGGCACCGATTATCGGGTCGTCCGTGATTGCGTGATTCGTCCGTCGGAGGATCTGGGGCGGTTGGCGGGGCGATGCTACGCGGAGCGCTCGCGGTCGCTGAGCCCCGCGCGCCTGGTCGCCGATCTGGTCATGCGCTCGGCGGCGCACGGCGTGCCGGAAGGAGAGGCCGATCTCCTGTCCTACGTGCTCTTCGATGCGGCCTACACGCGCCAGCTCTTCGCCCTCGGTCGCCGCGACGCTGCGAGCCAGGGCGACGAGATCGCCGCGCTCTTCGCCGCTTGA
- a CDS encoding transglycosylase SLT domain-containing protein, with translation MVIGGALVFALLGAADVSADIYKRVDRFGVIHYTNVPTDKRFYRVVIRELPSISALGGGAMASFRVGPSRVRAESRAFDPIITNVSRRYGVEQALVKAVIKAESGFQPNAVSPKGARGLMQLMPGTAQMHGVRNIHAPIDNIEGGVQHLRMLLDRYRNNVVLALAAYNAGEGWVDQYNGIPPFEETRNYVHRVLRFRQDYLQQAIASAR, from the coding sequence ATGGTGATCGGCGGGGCGCTCGTCTTCGCGCTGCTCGGCGCGGCGGACGTCTCGGCCGACATCTACAAGCGGGTCGATCGTTTCGGCGTCATCCACTACACGAACGTTCCGACCGACAAGCGTTTCTACCGGGTCGTCATCCGCGAGCTTCCGAGCATCAGCGCGCTCGGTGGCGGCGCCATGGCGAGCTTCCGCGTCGGGCCGAGCCGGGTACGGGCCGAGTCGCGGGCTTTCGATCCGATCATCACGAACGTCTCGCGCCGCTACGGCGTGGAACAAGCCTTGGTGAAGGCCGTCATCAAGGCCGAGTCGGGCTTCCAGCCGAACGCAGTGTCGCCGAAGGGCGCGCGCGGCCTGATGCAGTTGATGCCCGGGACGGCCCAGATGCACGGGGTCCGCAATATCCACGCGCCGATCGACAACATCGAAGGCGGCGTGCAGCACCTGCGCATGCTCCTCGACCGCTATCGCAACAACGTCGTCCTGGCGTTGGCGGCCTACAACGCGGGCGAGGGATGGGTCGATCAGTACAACGGCATTCCGCCGTTCGAGGAGACGCGCAACTACGTGCACAGGGTCCTGCGCTTCCGGCAGGACTATCTCCAGCAGGCGATCGCCAGCGCGCGGTGA
- a CDS encoding amidophosphoribosyltransferase, translating to MPTTEGGFREKCGVVGVFGHPEAANLAYLGLCALQHRGQEAAGIVSSDGQVLVSHRGLGLVTDIFPEAIVRKLRGRAAIGHNRYSTTGASQHLKNAQPLVVEYGRGGLALAHNGNLVNAERLRGELEARGSIFQSTVDTEVIIHLIAVAVADTLEDRVVEALRQVRGAYSLVFLSPDKLIAVRDPHGFRPLVLGRVKGAWVVASETCALDLMDAEYEREIEPGEVVVMSGEGLVSYHPFAKTPGAACIFEHIYFARPDSIVFGRSVYQARKELGRTLARESGVPADIVIPVPDSGVPAAIGYAEAAGIAFEMGLIRNHYVGRTFIEPRDAIRHFGVKVKLNAQRNVLEGKRVVVVDDSIVRGTTSRKIVKMIRDAGAREVHVRISSPPTTNPCYYGIDTPTRGELIASSHDVDEIRRYITADSLAYLTEEGMYAFLGGRHPGFCDACFTGRYPVPFEDTGAPRQLVLFEAQDER from the coding sequence ATGCCCACGACTGAGGGCGGCTTTCGCGAGAAATGCGGCGTCGTCGGGGTTTTCGGTCACCCCGAGGCGGCGAATCTCGCATACCTCGGTCTCTGCGCCCTACAGCATCGCGGCCAGGAGGCCGCCGGCATCGTCTCCTCCGACGGCCAGGTGCTCGTTTCGCATCGCGGCCTCGGGCTCGTGACCGACATCTTTCCGGAAGCGATCGTCCGGAAGCTGCGTGGCCGGGCCGCGATCGGTCACAACCGCTACTCCACGACGGGCGCGTCGCAGCATCTGAAGAACGCGCAGCCGCTGGTCGTGGAGTACGGGCGCGGCGGTTTGGCGCTCGCGCACAACGGCAACCTGGTGAACGCCGAACGGTTGCGCGGAGAGCTCGAAGCGCGGGGATCGATCTTCCAATCGACCGTCGATACCGAGGTGATCATCCATCTCATCGCGGTCGCCGTGGCCGATACGCTCGAGGACCGCGTCGTCGAGGCCCTGCGTCAGGTGCGGGGAGCGTACTCCCTCGTGTTCCTTTCGCCCGACAAGCTGATCGCGGTCCGCGACCCGCACGGGTTCCGCCCGCTCGTGCTCGGGCGCGTGAAGGGCGCGTGGGTCGTCGCGTCGGAGACGTGCGCGCTCGACCTGATGGACGCTGAGTACGAGCGCGAGATCGAGCCCGGGGAAGTGGTCGTCATGAGCGGGGAGGGGCTCGTCTCGTACCACCCGTTCGCCAAGACGCCGGGCGCTGCGTGCATCTTCGAGCACATCTATTTCGCGCGTCCAGACTCGATCGTTTTCGGGCGCAGCGTCTACCAGGCGCGGAAGGAGCTCGGGCGGACGCTGGCGCGCGAGTCGGGAGTCCCCGCGGACATCGTGATCCCGGTCCCCGATTCCGGCGTGCCGGCGGCGATCGGCTACGCGGAAGCGGCCGGCATCGCGTTCGAGATGGGCCTCATCCGCAACCACTACGTCGGACGCACCTTCATCGAACCACGCGACGCGATCCGCCACTTCGGCGTGAAGGTGAAGCTGAACGCGCAGCGCAACGTGCTCGAGGGCAAGCGCGTGGTCGTGGTCGACGACTCGATCGTGCGCGGCACCACGAGTCGGAAGATCGTCAAGATGATCCGCGATGCCGGCGCACGCGAGGTGCACGTGCGTATCAGTTCGCCGCCGACGACGAATCCCTGCTATTACGGCATCGATACCCCGACGCGCGGGGAGCTGATCGCGTCGTCGCACGACGTCGACGAGATCCGGCGCTACATCACCGCCGATTCGCTGGCGTATCTGACCGAGGAGGGCATGTACGCCTTCCTCGGCGGGCGGCACCCCGGCTTTTGCGACGCCTGTTTCACCGGGCGCTACCCGGTGCCGTTCGAGGACACCGGCGCGCCGCGCCAGCTCGTGCTGTTCGAAGCGCAGGACGAGCGCTGA
- the nadB gene encoding L-aspartate oxidase, whose translation MAPSDDTWEYLVIGSGIAGLTFALGVADHGRVALVTKDQSGESNSSYAQGGIATVWSPEDSFTSHAEDTLVAGAGLCHEDVVQMVVREGPDRIRDLIALGTRFDAHVAGDAVEYDLGREGGHSRRRVLHAGDLTGREIVRALTEALRGHPNVVVFENALAVDLLIDRKRGRAPDPPTCWGAYVYERATGHIRAMRARTTILCTGGAGKVYLYTTNPDVATGDGVAIAYRAGATVGNLEFFQFHPTCLYHPEAKSFLITEAMRGEGARLRLPDGSFFMERYHRDAELAPRDVVARAIDHEMKVHGFEHVYLDIAHKPASWIEERFPNIVRRCRELGIDPTRQWMPVVPAAHYLCGGVATDMDGRTSIPRLYACGEVAMTGLHGANRLASNSLLEGLVFGHRAARHARVRLAEDSTPPPRLPEWNSGTAVNSDESVVVTQNWDEVRRTMWNFVGIVRSNRRLERARKRIAMLQDEIREYYWDFLVTGDLLELRNIATVAELIVRCAMARRESRGLHYTIDCPERDDVHWRHDTILPGSEI comes from the coding sequence ATGGCGCCGTCCGACGACACCTGGGAGTACCTGGTCATCGGCAGCGGCATCGCGGGCCTGACCTTCGCGCTCGGCGTGGCGGACCACGGGCGCGTGGCTCTCGTCACCAAGGACCAAAGCGGCGAGAGCAATTCGTCGTATGCCCAGGGAGGCATCGCGACCGTCTGGAGCCCCGAGGACTCGTTCACCTCCCATGCGGAGGATACGCTCGTCGCTGGCGCGGGCCTCTGCCACGAGGACGTCGTCCAGATGGTCGTGCGCGAGGGACCCGACCGCATCCGCGATCTCATCGCCCTCGGGACGCGCTTCGACGCGCATGTCGCCGGCGACGCCGTCGAATACGATCTCGGGAGGGAAGGGGGTCATTCGCGGCGCCGCGTCCTTCATGCCGGTGACCTCACGGGCCGGGAGATCGTCCGCGCTCTCACCGAAGCGCTGCGCGGTCATCCGAACGTCGTGGTTTTCGAGAACGCGCTCGCCGTCGATCTCCTGATCGACCGCAAGCGCGGTCGGGCGCCGGACCCTCCGACGTGTTGGGGAGCCTATGTGTACGAGCGCGCCACCGGTCACATCCGCGCGATGCGTGCGCGCACGACGATCCTCTGCACCGGAGGCGCGGGCAAGGTGTACCTCTATACGACGAATCCGGACGTCGCGACCGGAGACGGCGTTGCGATCGCCTACCGGGCGGGAGCCACCGTCGGGAACCTCGAGTTCTTCCAGTTCCATCCCACGTGCCTGTACCATCCGGAGGCGAAATCCTTCCTGATCACCGAGGCGATGCGGGGGGAGGGAGCGCGTCTTCGCCTGCCGGACGGCTCGTTCTTCATGGAGCGCTACCATCGCGACGCGGAGCTCGCGCCGCGCGACGTGGTCGCGCGCGCGATCGACCACGAGATGAAGGTGCACGGTTTCGAGCACGTGTACCTGGACATCGCCCACAAGCCCGCGAGCTGGATCGAGGAGCGGTTCCCGAACATCGTCCGCCGCTGCCGAGAGCTCGGCATCGATCCGACACGGCAATGGATGCCGGTCGTTCCCGCCGCCCACTACCTCTGCGGCGGGGTCGCGACCGACATGGACGGTCGCACGTCCATTCCGCGGCTCTACGCCTGCGGCGAAGTCGCGATGACGGGACTCCACGGCGCCAATCGTCTCGCCTCGAACTCGCTGCTCGAGGGCCTCGTCTTCGGACACCGCGCGGCGCGGCACGCGCGGGTCCGCCTCGCCGAGGACTCGACGCCGCCCCCGCGACTGCCCGAATGGAACTCCGGGACGGCGGTCAACAGCGACGAGTCGGTGGTCGTCACGCAGAACTGGGACGAGGTGCGGCGGACGATGTGGAACTTCGTCGGCATCGTGCGCTCGAACCGGCGCCTGGAGCGGGCGCGCAAGCGGATCGCGATGCTGCAGGACGAGATTCGTGAGTACTACTGGGACTTCCTGGTCACGGGCGACCTGCTCGAGCTTCGCAACATCGCGACCGTGGCGGAGCTCATCGTGCGCTGTGCGATGGCCCGTCGCGAAAGTCGCGGCCTGCACTACACGATCGATTGTCCCGAGCGGGACGACGTCCACTGGCGGCACGACACCATCCTCCCGGGGTCAGAAATCTGA
- the purL gene encoding phosphoribosylformylglycinamidine synthase subunit PurL — translation MRVTVETGLAHGLTVQEYEHIESTLGRAPTIEELGVFSVMWSEHCSYKSSRVHLRSLPTTGPRVLQGPGENAGAIDVGDGLAVVFKIESHNHPSFVEPFQGAATGVGGILRDIFTMGARPIANLNSLRFGSIDHSRTAFLVRGVVAGIGHYGNCIGVPTVGGEVSFDPGYDHNILVNAFTLGVVQADRIFRARATGVGNPVMYVGSRTGRDGIHGASLLASAEFDAESESKRPTVQVGDPFTEKLLLEACLELMSPEMSRHLVAIQDMGAAGLTSSSTEMAARGDTGIDLDLSRVPLREPGVTPYEILLSESQERMLLVVRQGSEDAVKAVFDKWDLEAAVIGRVTDTRRLRCTFEGRVVVDLPIAPLTDDAPVYERPAIEPRETDESAKLQLKDLTEPADYNQTLVRLLESPNLCSREWVYRQYDSYVGGGTVVRPGSDAAVVRLPGTDKAVAMTVDCNSRLCLVDPYVGTVSAVAEAARNLAASGAEPIGVTNCLNFGSPEKPEVMWQFQQAIAGLRDACLAFGTPVISGNVSFYNETEGRSIPPTPVIGMVGLLEDASQHVTQWFKSEGDAVVLLGRNREELGSSEYLAVVHHQVRGGVPWIDLEIERRLIRAVVAAAREGLLRSAHDVAEGGLAVALAECCITSETAPPLGARVEIEGGFRPDALLFGESQARMIVSVRRRHLTRLREIARREEVPISVIGEVRGQRLEIGDLVGVDVATLRETWRTGLAKALAGSCGS, via the coding sequence ATGCGCGTCACGGTCGAGACGGGGCTGGCGCACGGGCTGACGGTCCAGGAGTACGAACACATCGAGTCCACGCTCGGACGCGCGCCCACCATCGAGGAGCTTGGCGTCTTCTCCGTGATGTGGTCCGAGCACTGTAGCTACAAGAGCTCGCGGGTCCATCTCCGCAGCCTGCCGACGACCGGTCCACGCGTGCTGCAGGGGCCCGGGGAGAACGCGGGCGCGATCGACGTCGGCGACGGCCTCGCGGTCGTCTTCAAGATCGAGAGCCACAACCACCCGTCGTTCGTCGAGCCGTTCCAGGGCGCCGCCACTGGTGTCGGCGGCATCCTGCGCGACATCTTCACGATGGGCGCACGGCCGATCGCGAATCTCAATTCGCTGCGCTTCGGATCGATCGATCACTCGCGGACGGCGTTCCTCGTGCGCGGCGTCGTAGCGGGCATCGGTCACTACGGAAACTGCATCGGGGTGCCGACGGTCGGGGGCGAGGTTTCCTTCGATCCCGGGTACGACCACAACATCCTGGTGAACGCGTTCACACTCGGGGTCGTGCAGGCCGATCGCATCTTCCGCGCGCGGGCTACGGGGGTCGGCAATCCGGTGATGTACGTCGGCTCGCGTACGGGCCGCGACGGCATCCACGGCGCGAGCCTCCTTGCCTCCGCGGAATTCGACGCCGAGTCGGAAAGCAAGCGCCCGACGGTGCAGGTCGGTGATCCGTTCACCGAGAAGCTCCTGCTCGAGGCCTGTCTGGAGCTCATGTCGCCGGAGATGAGCCGCCACCTGGTCGCCATCCAGGACATGGGAGCCGCGGGTCTCACGTCGTCCTCGACGGAGATGGCGGCGCGCGGCGACACCGGCATCGACCTCGACCTGTCGCGCGTCCCGCTGCGGGAGCCGGGGGTGACGCCGTACGAGATCCTGCTCTCCGAGTCCCAGGAGCGCATGCTGCTCGTCGTGCGCCAGGGCTCCGAGGACGCCGTCAAGGCCGTCTTCGACAAGTGGGACCTCGAGGCGGCCGTGATCGGACGCGTCACCGACACCCGGCGCTTGCGTTGCACGTTCGAAGGCCGCGTCGTCGTCGACCTGCCGATCGCGCCGCTCACCGACGACGCCCCGGTGTACGAGCGCCCCGCGATCGAACCTCGAGAGACGGACGAGAGCGCGAAGCTGCAACTGAAGGATCTGACCGAGCCGGCCGACTACAACCAGACGCTGGTCCGGCTTCTGGAATCGCCGAACCTCTGCTCGCGCGAGTGGGTATACCGGCAGTACGACAGCTACGTCGGTGGCGGGACCGTCGTGCGTCCGGGCTCCGACGCCGCGGTCGTCCGCCTCCCGGGCACCGACAAGGCGGTCGCGATGACCGTCGACTGCAACAGCCGGCTCTGCCTCGTGGACCCGTACGTGGGGACGGTGAGCGCGGTCGCGGAAGCGGCACGCAACCTCGCGGCGAGCGGCGCCGAGCCGATCGGCGTGACCAACTGCCTGAACTTCGGGAGTCCGGAGAAGCCCGAGGTGATGTGGCAGTTCCAGCAGGCGATCGCCGGTCTGCGTGATGCATGCCTCGCCTTCGGCACGCCGGTCATCAGCGGCAACGTCAGCTTCTACAACGAGACCGAGGGCCGCAGCATTCCGCCGACGCCGGTGATCGGCATGGTCGGGCTGCTCGAGGACGCGAGCCAGCACGTGACGCAATGGTTCAAGAGCGAAGGCGACGCCGTCGTGCTGCTCGGCCGGAATCGCGAAGAGCTCGGCAGCAGCGAGTACCTGGCCGTCGTCCACCATCAAGTGCGGGGCGGGGTGCCGTGGATCGACCTCGAGATCGAGCGGCGGCTGATCCGCGCGGTCGTCGCGGCGGCACGCGAGGGCTTGCTGCGCTCGGCGCACGACGTCGCGGAGGGCGGGCTCGCGGTGGCGCTCGCCGAATGCTGCATCACGAGCGAGACGGCGCCGCCGCTTGGCGCGCGCGTCGAGATCGAAGGCGGATTCCGGCCGGACGCGCTGCTCTTCGGCGAGAGCCAGGCGCGCATGATCGTCTCCGTGCGACGGCGACACCTGACGCGGCTCCGCGAGATCGCGCGTCGCGAGGAAGTGCCGATCTCGGTGATCGGCGAGGTGCGCGGGCAACGTCTCGAGATCGGGGACCTCGTCGGAGTCGACGTGGCGACGCTCCGGGAGACGTGGCGAACCGGCCTCGCCAAGGCGCTCGCTGGCTCGTGCGGGTCGTGA
- the pgsA gene encoding CDP-diacylglycerol--glycerol-3-phosphate 3-phosphatidyltransferase gives MAVASPTPTAARDPANRLWTTPNLLSLFRIALVPVLVWILRDPGPSAGAVAAVLFVVGSLSDYYDGYLARKYGIVTTLGKFLDPLADKLLVVSVLIMLVAMPCVPLPDVPCAARVPAWLVVVIVGRELAVTGLRSIASSEGITLGAEELGKYKTIFQIFALTGLLLHYRYCYVDFQLGGTYFLWIALVLGLWSAVDYHCRVYRAVRARYVANGDIVDRSL, from the coding sequence ATGGCCGTAGCATCCCCGACGCCGACCGCCGCGCGCGATCCAGCGAATCGCCTGTGGACGACGCCGAATCTCCTGTCGCTCTTCCGCATCGCGCTGGTGCCGGTGCTCGTCTGGATCCTGCGTGATCCGGGACCGTCCGCGGGTGCGGTCGCCGCGGTGCTCTTCGTCGTGGGCTCGCTGAGCGACTACTACGACGGGTACCTGGCGCGGAAGTACGGCATCGTCACGACGCTCGGCAAGTTCCTCGATCCCCTCGCGGACAAGCTGCTCGTCGTTTCGGTCCTGATCATGCTGGTGGCGATGCCGTGCGTGCCGCTCCCCGACGTGCCGTGCGCGGCTCGCGTGCCCGCATGGCTCGTCGTCGTGATCGTCGGCCGCGAGCTCGCGGTCACGGGCCTCCGCAGCATCGCATCGAGCGAGGGCATCACGCTCGGCGCCGAGGAGCTCGGCAAGTACAAGACGATCTTTCAGATCTTCGCGCTCACCGGCCTTCTGCTGCACTACCGCTACTGCTACGTGGACTTCCAACTCGGCGGCACGTATTTCCTCTGGATCGCGCTCGTCCTCGGGCTCTGGTCCGCCGTGGATTACCACTGTCGTGTGTATCGAGCGGTGCGGGCGCGGTACGTCGCGAACGGCGACATTGTTGACAGGTCGCTATGA
- a CDS encoding adenylosuccinate lyase, with amino-acid sequence MIDRYTLPAMREVWTDAARYGRWLEVEILACEAMAKRGAVPMKAVVAIRKRARIDPVRIAELEAEVKHDIIAFVTQVAETIGPDGRFLHLGLTSSDVLDTGFALQLKAAGELLVRGQERLIATLRRLALAHKKTLMIGRTHGMHAEPVTFGVKVASWHAEAVRNLDRLVAAIREISVGTLSGAVGIFGNVAPEVETYVLTRLGLAPEPVATQVVARDRHATFFATLAVLGASLERIAVEIRHLQRTEVGEAEEPFTTGQKGSSAMPHKRNPILSENVTGLARLLRAYAGAALENVALWHERDISHSSVERVIAPDATIALDFMLARMTGVLENLVVRPERMRANLGLSAGVVLSENVLLALVQKGAIRQDAYRWVQRAAHAALAGQARFVDALAAEPEIRKRLTARELAGLLDPARHLEHVDLLFRRGLGTSVASRRRQTRQRPAVRTSRGRAR; translated from the coding sequence ATGATCGATCGGTACACGCTGCCCGCCATGCGGGAGGTCTGGACGGATGCCGCGCGCTACGGCCGCTGGCTCGAGGTCGAGATCCTCGCCTGCGAGGCGATGGCCAAGCGCGGGGCGGTGCCCATGAAGGCGGTCGTCGCCATCCGCAAACGCGCGCGCATCGATCCCGTCCGCATTGCCGAGCTCGAGGCGGAGGTGAAGCACGACATCATCGCCTTCGTGACGCAGGTGGCGGAGACGATCGGCCCCGATGGCCGGTTCTTGCATCTCGGCCTGACGTCGTCGGACGTGCTCGACACCGGGTTCGCTCTGCAGCTGAAAGCCGCCGGCGAGCTCCTCGTGCGGGGCCAGGAACGGTTGATCGCGACGCTGCGGCGCCTCGCGCTCGCCCACAAGAAGACGCTCATGATCGGCCGTACGCACGGAATGCACGCGGAGCCGGTCACGTTCGGCGTGAAGGTGGCGAGCTGGCACGCCGAGGCGGTGCGCAACCTCGACCGCCTCGTCGCCGCCATCCGCGAGATCTCGGTGGGCACCTTGTCGGGTGCGGTCGGCATCTTCGGGAACGTCGCCCCGGAGGTCGAGACGTACGTCCTGACGCGGCTCGGCCTGGCTCCGGAGCCGGTTGCGACCCAGGTCGTCGCCCGCGATCGCCACGCGACGTTCTTCGCTACGCTCGCCGTGCTCGGCGCCTCGTTGGAGCGCATCGCGGTCGAGATCCGTCACCTGCAGCGTACCGAGGTCGGCGAAGCGGAGGAGCCGTTCACGACGGGGCAGAAGGGCTCCTCGGCGATGCCCCACAAGCGGAACCCGATTCTGTCGGAGAACGTGACGGGGTTGGCGAGGCTGCTTCGCGCGTATGCCGGCGCGGCGCTGGAGAACGTCGCGCTCTGGCACGAGCGCGACATCAGTCATTCGTCCGTGGAGCGGGTGATCGCGCCGGATGCGACGATCGCTCTCGACTTCATGCTCGCCCGCATGACCGGCGTACTTGAGAATCTCGTGGTGCGTCCGGAGCGTATGCGCGCCAATCTCGGCCTCAGCGCCGGCGTCGTACTGTCCGAGAACGTGCTGCTCGCTCTCGTGCAGAAGGGCGCCATCCGGCAGGATGCGTATCGCTGGGTGCAGCGCGCCGCGCACGCCGCGCTCGCCGGCCAGGCGCGATTCGTCGACGCGCTCGCAGCCGAGCCGGAGATCCGCAAGCGCCTCACGGCGCGCGAGCTCGCAGGGCTGCTCGATCCCGCGCGTCATCTCGAGCACGTCGACTTGCTCTTTCGCCGGGGCTTGGGTACCAGTGTGGCTTCTCGGCGTCGACAGACGCGCCAACGGCCCGCGGTCCGAACGTCGCGTGGGCGGGCCAGATGA